From Sinorhizobium sp. B11:
TGCTTCTTATCATTTTCGGAATAGTCCGACATGACTTCCCCCTGTTGACAATCGCCCGCGGAATTGCGGCCGATCCTGTGCCAAAAGTGCCCGTGGCTTTTCGCCTTGCGGGCTGTTCGCAGTTAAACTGCTCCCCGGGGTCTTCTTTTATTCAGGCATCCAGGCTTTGCTGGAGAAGCCTTGTGAGATAGTCGGCCACGACCCCTTGGCCGGTATCTTCACTGATAAGGTCGTTGCGGACCTCGATCATGACATTGCGAAGCCCGTTGGAAATGCCGTGCAGGATCAGCGTGTGGGTCACGCCGTCAGCAGGCCCGTAGGGTTCGTTGCGTTCTGTACGATAAAGCGGCGCCTCGGCCGCAAAATCCAGCATGCGGTCGGCGAGACGGCTGTCCTCGTCATGGAGGATGCCGAGTTCGACGGCGCGCTGCTTTCCATTGTAGACCGGAGTGAAGCTGTGGATCGTCACGATGACGCTATCCTGCCCCCTCACCTGCCGATCCCGGATCAAGGCGCGCACGCCATCATGGAACGGCAGGTAAAGAGCCTCCGTGCGGGCCAGGCGCTCGCCCTCACTCAAATCCTTGTTGCCCGGAATCGCATAGATCTCGCTGACCTCGGGCATGGCGCCCGGCGAGCTCGGCGGCCGGTTGCAGTCATAGATCAGGCGCGAGAAGCGCTGGTAGATGAGCGTTGCATCGAGCGCTGCGGAAATGGCGCGCGCAACGGCAAGGGCGCCTGGATCCCAGGCGATATGGCTGGAAAGCGCTTCCTCGGAGAGGCCCAGATCGCCGAAATGTTCAGGAAGCGTGCGCGATGCATGCTCGCAGATAAGCAGCACGGGGCTCTTGCCGTGGACACGCTCGATTGCAACGCAATCGCCGTCCGCCTCGCTGAGAATTTTGGCCTGAGCCAGCACCAACGGCGCTTCCCCCATCGCTTAATAAACTCTTTACAAGAAAAGAATTCTTCAGCTTCACCGCAGTGTCAAGCGCACTCTGAAAATTTCTTTTCATGACAGTTATTGACATGGATTGTGACAGCGTTGTTAACTTTCAGTGGGAAAGTGGCACTAGACCATCCCGGGGAGCAAAATCACGTGAGTGTCGCGGCAAAGACCGTTTCGGACGTCATTCATTCGCATTTCGGCGTGCTCACGCGCGCCGAGAAGCAATTGGCTGAAAGCCTTCTCGACAACTATCCCGTCTCAGGTCTCGGCAGCATCACCACCATCGCTGAAAATGCCGGCGTTTCCACGCCGACAGTCGTGCGCATGGTCCAGAAGCTCGGCTACAAGGGCTATCCGGATTTCCAGCAGCATCTGCATCAGGAAGTCGAGGCGACGATCTCCAACCCCATCGCCAAGCACGACCGCTGGGCCCAGAACGCGCCGGGCACCCATATATTGAACCGCTTCGCCGATGCCATCATGGGCAATCTGCGGCAGACGCTCTCCGATCTCGATACAGCGACCTTCGACAATGTCGCCACCCTGCTCTCGGATCGCAAGCGCACGCTCTATTTCGTCGGCGGACGCATCACCGGCGCGCTGGCCGAATACTTCTTTACCCATATGCAGGTCATTCGCCCGAACACGGCGCTGCTGTCGTCCAATTCGTCGAGCTGGCCCCAATACGTCCTCAACATGAACCCCGGCGATCTGCTCATCATCTTCGATATCCGCCGCTACGAGCAGGAGATGGTGAGCCTGGCCACCGCCGCCCGCAAGCGCGGCGCCGAAATCATAGTTTTCACCGACCAATGGGCCTCACCCGCCGCCAAGCTCGCACGGCACGTCTTCCGCGTGCAGATCGAGGCGCCGTCGGCCTGGGATTCCTCCGTCGTGACACTCTTCATTGTCGAGGCGCTCATCGAAGCGGTGCAGAACTCGACCTGGGACGAAACGAAGGAACGCATGAAAACGCTGGAAGGCCTGTTCGAACAAACCCGGCTTTTCCGCAAACCCGGTTAGGAGGGACAGCTAAAAAAAGGGCAAAAACAATGGCGGCTTTCGCGGAAACAGGACAGCCTGTCGCAAATGAAACATTTGCCGCAAGCGACTGCTATTCATAGAAAAATTAACGTCATGCAACTGTCACACAAGCTTCATCTAACGACAGTAACAGCACATCGGACACTGAAAACCTGAAGGAGAACAACAGTGATCTCTAACATTTCTCGACTGCTTTCGCTTTCTACTGCGATGATCGTAGCTTCGACTGCGATCGCAGCCGCTGAACCGAGCGCCGATCTTATCGCTGCCGCCAAGAAGGAAGGCACGCTGACGACGATCGCTCTCCCGCATGACTGGTGCGGCTACGGCGATGTTATCGCAGGCTTCAAGGCGAAGTACGGTATCGAAGTCAACGAACTGAACCCGGACGCCGGTTCGGGCGACGAAATCGA
This genomic window contains:
- a CDS encoding N-formylglutamate amidohydrolase, whose product is MVLAQAKILSEADGDCVAIERVHGKSPVLLICEHASRTLPEHFGDLGLSEEALSSHIAWDPGALAVARAISAALDATLIYQRFSRLIYDCNRPPSSPGAMPEVSEIYAIPGNKDLSEGERLARTEALYLPFHDGVRALIRDRQVRGQDSVIVTIHSFTPVYNGKQRAVELGILHDEDSRLADRMLDFAAEAPLYRTERNEPYGPADGVTHTLILHGISNGLRNVMIEVRNDLISEDTGQGVVADYLTRLLQQSLDA
- a CDS encoding MurR/RpiR family transcriptional regulator; this translates as MSVAAKTVSDVIHSHFGVLTRAEKQLAESLLDNYPVSGLGSITTIAENAGVSTPTVVRMVQKLGYKGYPDFQQHLHQEVEATISNPIAKHDRWAQNAPGTHILNRFADAIMGNLRQTLSDLDTATFDNVATLLSDRKRTLYFVGGRITGALAEYFFTHMQVIRPNTALLSSNSSSWPQYVLNMNPGDLLIIFDIRRYEQEMVSLATAARKRGAEIIVFTDQWASPAAKLARHVFRVQIEAPSAWDSSVVTLFIVEALIEAVQNSTWDETKERMKTLEGLFEQTRLFRKPG